A genomic window from Punica granatum isolate Tunisia-2019 chromosome 2, ASM765513v2, whole genome shotgun sequence includes:
- the LOC116197923 gene encoding adenylate kinase 5, chloroplastic has product MMIGSSSVSSLQCSNVAATPPLSSLSACSLYPSSISPSPSPSLSSLHSSFSNGSLQSLSLSHTALSSAKKPETKVKCSASEPLKVMISGAPASGKGTQCELIVKKFRLVHVSTGDLLRAEVAAGTDIGNKAKAFMNAGQLVPDEIVTAMVTARLALEDVKQRGWLLDGYPRSYAQAQSLEEQNIRPDVYIVLDVPDEILIDRCVGRRLDPTTGKIYHIKNFPPENDEIKARLITRPDDTEEKVKSRLEIYKKNAESISATYSSITKKIDGSRSKDEVFIEIDSILTQLQNNKQKGTNLVRGNGSVQEFSKESSWRGIPTRLNNIPHSREIRKYFYQDVLLATQRSINDGRTRLKVEINIPELNPEMDVYRIGTLMELVRVIALSFADDGKRVKVCVQGSMGEGALAGMPLQLAGSRKILEFMDWGEYGALGTFIKIGSIGGKEVDEEDDIFILVAPQNAVGNCIIDDLRAMTDAAGPRPVILINPRLKDLPGSSGIMQTIGRDKRLEYAASFENCYFFRLLYYAGTQYPIMGALRMSYPYPYELYKRVDKEFGKEEYVLLSTYPVKPTGDEINDAFLGKPRNQAKGNSGIWGFLSGILG; this is encoded by the exons aTGATGATCGGCAGCAGCTCGGTGTCGTCTCTGCAGTGCAGCAATGTCGCTGCAACTCCTCCCCTCTCTTCCCTCTCCGCTTGCTCTCTCTACCCTTCTTCGATTTCTCCATCCCCTTCCCCTTCACTCTCCTCTCTTCACTCGTCTTTCTCTAATGGAAGCCTTCAGTCCCTCAGTCTCTCCCATACCGCCCTCTCGAGCGCGAAGAAGCCCGAAACTAAG GTGAAGTGTTCGGCGAGTGAGCCGCTGAAGGTGATGATTTCCGGGGCTCCGGCTTCTGGGAAggggacccagtgtgaattgATTGTGAAGAAG TTCAGGTTAGTCCACGTATCCACTGGAGATCTTCTCAGAGCAGAAGTAGCTGCTGGGACTGACATTGGAAACAAAGCCAAGGCATTCATGAATGCAGGACAGCTCGTTCCAGATGAAATCGTTACTGCT ATGGTCACTGCACGGTTAGCACTTGAAGACGTGAAACAGAGGGGGTGGCTCCTTGATGGTTATCCCCGAAGTTATGCTCAAGCTCAAAGCCTCGAGGAACAGAACATCAGACCGGATGTTTACATAGTGCTGGAT GTTCCTGATGAAATTCTAATCGACAGATGTGTCGGGAGACGGCTAGACCCAACTACAGGGAAGATCTACCACATAAAGAATTTTCCTCCTGAGAATGACGAAATTAAAGCAAGACTTATTACCCGTCCTGATGACACGGAGGAGAAG gTAAAATCTCGCTTGGAAATATACAAGAAAAATGCGGAATCTATCTCAGCAACTTATTCAAGTATTACAAAAAAG ATTGATGGAAGCCGTTCAAAAGATGAGGTTTTCATTGAGATAGACTCCATATTGACGCAACTACAGAACAATAAGCAAAAAGGAACAAATTTAG TACGAGGGAATGGTTCAGTTCAGGAATTTTCAAAAGAG AGTAGCTGGAGAGGAATCCCAACTAGATTGAACAACATCCCGCATTCCAGAGAAATCAGGAAATATTTCTACCAAGATGTCCTTCTAGCAACCCAGAGATCAATAAACGATGGAAGAACAAGATTAAAG GTTGAGATCAATATTCCGGAGCTTAACCCAGAAATG GATGTTTATCGAATAGGTACTCTTATGGAACTCGTGCGGGTTATTGCCCTTTCATTTGCTGATGATGGAAAACGTGTTAAG GTATGTGTTCAAGGGTCAATGGGGGAAGGTGCTCTTGCAGGAATGCCTCTGCAGCTAGCTGGTAGTCGGAAGATATTGGAGTTCATGGATTGGGGTGAATATGGTGCTTTAGGTACCTTTATAAAAATTGGATCGATAG GTGGAAAAGaggttgatgaggaagatgatATATTTATCTTAGTGGCTCCTCAAAATGCTGTAGGCAATTGTATTATCGAT GATCTAAGGGCCATGACTGATGCTGCAGGTCCCCGACCTGTCATTCTCATCAATCCTAGGCTTAAG GATTTACCCGGTTCCAGTGGTATCATGCAA ACAATTGGAAGAGACAAGAGGCTTGAATATGCTGCATCATTTGAGAACTGCTATTTCTTTAGGCTTCTCTATTACGCAGGAACTCAGTATCCCATCATGGGCGCTCTAAG GATGTCGTATCCATACCCGTATGAGCTGTACAAGAGAGTCGATAAAGAGTTTGGGAAGGAAGAGTACGTATTGCTGTCCACATATCCCGTGAAGCCAACTGGTGATGAAATTAATGATGCCTTTTTAGGGAAACCAAG GAATCAAGCCAAGGGCAACTCCGGAATCTG GGGCTTCCTGAGTGGCATTCTTGGTTAG
- the LOC116193620 gene encoding U-box domain-containing protein 35-like produces the protein MAKRGDKREESVAVAIDKDKASQYALKWAVDHLLGKGQVLTLLHIKTKASSITVSGIMISLHLGSNGANGDTSDVYKAQLESQARELFLPFRCFCTRKEIQCNEVIIEDSDITKGIIDYINTNAIDTIVLGAPTKSGLFRFKSTDVPGSVCKGAPEFCTVYIISKGKISAVRSASSTPPKKPLPLNPPLPIYQNSTSATAGSVAPVPAYQNEVRPGQNHIPRGSVERNPLAPRNMPDENEIKSPFTRPGAAMNRSYERTNLDSDISFVSGGRPSTDRSFQSLFDGMEPARLSGCSDYDNRSFGGISSFSSQGKQSFDISSQQLDFGSSSSLEDSGRLSISSQTMEDVEAEMRRLRLELKQTIDMYSTACKEALTAKEKANQLHQWKMREEQRLEEARMAEEAALELAEREKAKCKAALEAAEVAQRIAEREAQKRINAEKKAVKEAEERKKIMSSLGQDRRYRKYTIEEIETATDNFAAARKIGEGGYGPVYKCYLDHTAVAIKVLRPDAAQGRSQFQQEVEVLSCIRHPNMVLLLGACPEYGCLVYEYMANGSLEDRLFRRGNSPVLPWQIRFRIAAEIGTGLLFLHQTKPEPLVHRDLKPGNILLDRNFVSKISDVGLARLVPPSVANSVTQYRMTSTAGTFCYIDPEYQQTGMLGIKSDIYSLGIMLLQIITAKPPMGLTHLVEEAIERGTFAKALDPSVTDWPVEETMSYAKVALKCAELRRRDRPDLGTVVLPELNRLRALAESSMPSFPQHSGGTSSPSTSSSGPASSSSMQVMTIYEIYFLKLKSSRA, from the exons ATGGCGAAGAGAGGAGACAAGAGGGAAGAAAGCGTGGCAGTGGCTATCGACAAGGACAAGGCAAGCCAGTATGCCTTGAAATGGGCAGTGGATCATCTTCTTGGCAAGGGGCAAGTCTTGACACTCCTCCATATCAAGACGAAAGCATCCTCCATAACCGTATCAGGTATTATGATCTCCCTCCATT TAGGAAGCAATGGGGCAAATGGAGATACGAGTGATGTGTATAAGGCGCAACTGGAAAGCCAAGCTAGGGAACTATTCCTCCCATTCCGTTGCTTTTGCACGAGAAAAGAA ATCCAATGCAATGAGGTAATTATTGAAGATTCAGACATAACGAAGGGAATAATCGACTATATTAACACCAATGCCATCGATACTATCGTACTCGGAGCACCGACCAAAAGTGGCCTTTTCAG ATTCAAGAGCACAGATGTTCCGGGCAGCGTGTGCAAAGGAGCCCCGGAGTTCTGTACAGTGTATATCATATCAAAGGGTAAAATATCAGCCGTAAGATCTGCATCCTCGACCCCACCGAAGAAGCCTCTGCCCCTCAACCCACCACTTCCAATCTATCAAAACAGCACCTCAGCTACCGCCGGCTCGGTTGCCCCCGTGCCAGCATACCAAAATGAAGTGCGTCCGGGACAGAACCATATCCCACGAGGTA GCGTAGAAAGGAATCCACTCGCACCTCGCAATATGCCCgatgaaaatgaaatcaa GTCACCCTTCACAAGACCGGGAGCAGCGATGAACAGATCATACGAGAGGACTAACCTCGACAGTGACATATCGTTTgtaagcggtgggaggccgaGTACGGACAGGAGCTTCCAGTCTCTGTTCGATGGAATGGAGCCAGCGAGGCTCTCAGGCTGCTCTGACTATGACAACAGAAGCTTTGGCGGCATTTCCTCTTTCTCATCCCAGGGGAAGCAGTCCTTCGACATTTCCTCTCAGCAGCTCGACTTCGGCTCATCATCGTCGCTTGAGGATAGCGGCAGACTATCGATCTCATCACAGACCATG GAAGATGTGGAGGCAGAGATGAGGAGGCTCAGGCTTGAGCTCAAACAGACAATTGATATGTACAGCACAGCTTGTAAGGAAGCACTCACAGCAAAAGAAAAG GCAAATCAGCTTCATCAATGGAAAATGCGAGAGGAACAAAGACTCGAAGAGGCCCGGATGGCCGAAGAGGCAGCATTAGAGCTCGCTGAGCGGGAGAAAGCCAAGTGCAAGGCTGCACTGGAGGCGGCTGAGGTTGCCCAGAGGATTGCCGAGCGGGAAGCGCAGAAGAGGATCAACGCTGAAAAGAAGGCGGTCAAGGAGGCCGAGGAAAGGAAGAAGATCATGAGCTCCCTCGGTCAGGACCGCCGGTACAGGAAGTACACAATCGAGGAGATTGAGACGGCCACTGACAACTTTGCAGCTGCCCGAAAGATAGGTGAAGGAGGCTACGGGCCGGTTTACAAGTGCTATTTGGATCACACTGCAGTGGCCATCAAGGTCCTGAGGCCGGATGCAGCTCAAGGGCGTTCACAGTTTCAACAAGAG GTTGAGGTGTTGAGCTGCATACGGCACCCGAACATGGTACTGCTGTTGGGAGCCTGCCCAGAGTATGGGTGCCTGGTCTACGAGTACATGGCAAATGGGAGCCTGGAAGACCGCCTCTTCCGGAGGGGGAATAGCCCTGTCCTCCCCTGGCAGATCAGGTTCCGAATTGCTGCCGAGATTGGGACAGGACTCCTGTTCCTCCACCAGACCAAGCCGGAGCCACTAGTGCACCGCGACTTGAAGCCCGGCAATATCCTCCTTGACCGGAATTTCGTGAGCAAGATCAGCGACGTGGGCCTGGCAAGGCTAGTCCCGCCATCGGTCGCCAACTCAGTGACACAGTACCGCATGACCTCGACTGCAGGAACGTTCTGCTACATCGACCCCGAGTATCAGCAGACGGGAATGCTAGGAATAAAGTCGGACATCTACTCCCTTGGGATCATGCTCCTCCAGATAATAACCGCCAAGCCTCCAATGGGCCTGACCCACCTTGTGGAAGAAGCCATCGAGAGGGGGACTTTCGCGAAAGCTCTAGACCCCTCCGTCACTGACTGGCCCGTCGAGGAGACCATGAGTTACGCGAAGGTCGCCCTCAAGTGCGCAGAACTGAGGAGGAGGGACCGGCCCGACCTCGGGACTGTGGTGCTGCCGGAGCTTAACCGATTGAGAGCACTCGCTGAGAGTTCAATGCCCAGTTTCCCACAACACAGCGGTGGAACTTCTTCACCCTCTACATCCAGCAGTGGTCCAGCTTCAAGTTCCAGTATGCAGGTGATGACTATATAcgaaatatatttt ttaaagttaaaatcatcaCGAGCATAA
- the LOC116196720 gene encoding leucine-rich repeat receptor-like protein kinase TDR translates to MELPYSLFLSFLLLFICSTSVSPSSSTTDIFTEALLNLKSELTDPQNTLEDWSISPEPDPSQPAIQSCSWPGITCNGNKTSVISIDLSGRILSGSLSGEKLAVFQDLQHLNLSYNSFSGALPVEIFNLTELRTLDISRNNFSREFPGDISLAGMKNLVLIDAFSNSFSGPLPRNLPQVETLEVLNLAGSYFSGGIPPVYGSFRSIKFIHLAGNFLSGEIPPELGNLQTLTHMEIGYNSYEGGIPQQFGNLSAITYLDIADANLSGPIPKVLSNLTKLESLFLFKNQLVGLIPWELGRVVSLTDLDLSDNLISGPVPESFSGLKNLRLLSLFYNSMNGTVPDSVAELPSLETLLIWNNLFSGPLPKDLGKNLKLEWVDVSTNYLVGPIPAKICSGGGLLKLIMFSNNFTGTLSPLVSDCASLVRLRLEDNSFSGEIPLNFTLISDISYIDLSRNNFTGPIPSDISRAANLQYFNVSGNRGIGGTIPTGIWSMQSLKNFSMSGCNVSGEIPAFGSCESVSVIELNDNALSGSLPESISSCRELEWVDFSRNHLTGQIPKGIARLPALSALDLSRNNFTGPIPREFRDSLRLRQFNISFNDVSGPIPSSKVFKSMDQSSFLGNERLCGAPLRPCPGSIGILGSKGTKGKLILVLLLCLGLVVLTALLALGIFHFIKGSRKGHWKMVSFDGLPRFTPNDIMRSFEVSEPIPTPQGPVSKAVLPTGITVSVKKLEWDSKRMEILSGFITRMGEARHPNLTRLLGFCHNREVAYLLYDHLPNGNLGERIGAKRDWREKRRVINGIARGLCYLHNECFPPIPHGDLKLNIVVFDENMEPRLTEFGFRYLARFNSGSSQIGTTEKGPGEFSGAIKEQLEMDVYNFGEIIIEVLTNGRLASAGDSIHNKPKEVLLREICSENAGSIQEEVQLVLEVALLCTERPASDRPTARDALKLLSEHKSLRK, encoded by the exons ATGGAGCTCCCCTACTCCCTCTTTCTCAGCTTCCTCCTCCTGTTTATCTGCTCCACCTCCGTCAGCCCTTCTTCTTCCACCACTGACATCTTCACAGAGGCCCTCCTGAACCTAAAATCGGAGCTCACAGACCCGCAAAACACCCTCGAGGACTGGTCCATAAGCCCAGAACCAGACCCCTCGCAGCCCGCTATCCAATCATGTTCCTGGCCGGGAATCACCTGCAACGGCAACAAAACCTCGGTGATCTCGATCGACTTGTCGGGAAGAATCCTGAGCGGGTCCTTATCGGGCGAGAAGCTCGCCGTCTTCCAGGACCTGCAGCACTTGAACCTCAGCTACAACTCCTTCTCCGGGGCTCTCCCGGTGGAAATCTTCAACCTCACAGAGCTCAGGACATTGGATATCAGCAGGAACAACTTCTCCAGGGAGTTTCCGGGGGATATTTCACTCGCTGGGATGAAGAATCTCGTGTTGATCGACGCGTTCAGCAACAGCTTCTCCGGTCCCCTGCCTCGGAATCTGCCTCAAGTCGAAACACTAGAAGTGCTGAACCTTGCAGGGAGCTACTTCAGTGGAGGAATCCCACCTGTGTATGGAAGCTTTAGGAGCATAAAGTTTATTCACTTAGCCGGGAACTTCCTCAGTGGGGAGATCCCACCTGAGCTAGGGAACCTCCAGACCTTGACTCACATGGAAATCGGGTACAATTCCTACGAAGGAGGCATCCCGCAGCAGTTCGGTAATTTGAGTGCGATCACATACCTTGACATTGCCGATGCCAACCTCTCCGGTCCAATCCCGAAAGTGCTTTCGAACCTCACCAAGCTTGAGTCACTTTTCCTGTTCAAGAACCAGCTTGTGGGTCTGATTCCCTGGGAGCTTGGCAGAGTGGTGTCACTCACCGACTTGGACTTGTCGGATAATCTGATCTCAGGACCGGTCCCTGAGAGCTTCAGCGGGCTCAAGAACTTGAGGCTCCTCAGCCTGTTCTACAATTCCATGAATGGGACAGTCCCGGATTCTGTCGCGGAACTTCCTTCCCTTGAGACTCTCCTTATATGGAACAATCTCTTCAGCGGGCCACTCCCAAAGGACTTGGGCAAGAACTTGAAACTCGAGTGGGTTGATGTTTCGACGAACTACTTGGTCGGCCCGATCCCGGCAAAGATCTGTTCGGGAGGTGGACTCCTCAAGTTGATCATGTTCTCGAACAATTTCACGGGGACCTTGTCGCCTTTGGTCTCGGATTGTGCATCCCTTGTTCGGCTCCGCCTCGAGGATAATTCATTCTCCGGCGAGATTCCACTTAACTTCACTCTAATCTCTGACATTTCCTACATCGATCTTTCCAGAAATAATTTCACGGGGCCCATCCCCTCCGATATTTCCCGCGCCGCGAATCTTCAGTACTTCAATGTGTCCGGGAATCGTGGGATTGGAGGCACAATCCCGACGGGGATATGGTCTATGCAGTCCCTGAAGAATTTCTCCATGTCCGGTTGTAATGTCTCGGGAGAAATTCCCGCATTTGGGTCATGCGAGTCGGTTTCGGTGATCGAGCTTAATGATAACGCCTTATCAGGTTCCCTACCTGAGAGTATTTCCAGTTGCCGGGAACTTGAGTGGGTCGATTTTTCCAGGAATCATCTCACTGGTCAGATTCCCAAAGGGATTGCTCGTCTTCCTGCTCTCAGTGCCCTGGACCTGTCCCGCAACAATTTCACCGGTCCAATACCGAGGGAATTCAGGGATTCTTTGAGGCTAAGGCAATTCAACATCTCTTTCAATGACGTATCTGGACCAATACCTTCCAGCAAGGTCTTCAAATCGATGGATCAGAGCTCGTTTCTAGGTAATGAGAGACTGTGTGGCGCCCCACTGCGACCATGCCCTGGCTCGATAGGTATTCTCGGAAGCAAGGGCACAAAAGGGAAGCTAATATTGGTCCTCTTACTATGTTTGGGATTAGTCGTTCTCACGGCACTGTTGGCCCTAGGGATCTTTCATTTCATTAAGGGCAGCCGAAAGGGCCACTGGAAGATGGTGTCCTTCGATGGGCTCCCCCGATTCACACCGAACGACATAATGAGGAGCTTCGAGGTCTCCGAACCCATACCAACACCACAAGGTCCGGTTTCCAAGGCAGTTCTGCCAACTGGAATAACTGTCTCGGTCAAGAAGCTGGAGTGGGACTCAAAGAGAATGGAGATCTTATCGGGGTTTATTACCAGAATGGGAGAAGCTAGGCACCCGAACCTGACCCGGCTACTCGGGTTTTGCCACAACAGAGAGGTGGCTTACTTACTATATGATCACTTGCCGAATGGGAATTTAGGTGAGAGGATAGGAGCCAAAAGGGACTGGAGGGAAAAGCGTAGGGTGATCAATGGGATTGCGAGAGGCCTTTGCTATCTCCACAATGAGTGCTTCCCTCCAATTCCTCATGGAGATTTGAAGTTGAACATCGTGGTTTTCGATGAGAATATGGAACCCCGACTGACGGAGTTTGGGTTCCGGTACCTGGCTCGGTTTAATTCAGGTTCATCGCAGATCGGAACCACGGAGAAGGGTCCAG GGGAATTCAGCGGTGCGATTAAGGAGCAGCTCGAGATGGATGTGTACAACTTCGGGGAGATCATAATCGAAGTATTGACGAACGGAAGGCTAGCAAGTGCCGGAGACAGCATCCACAACAAGCCAAAGGAAGTTCTCTTAAGAGAAATTTGCAGTGAGAATGCTGGTTCCATCCAAGAGGAAGTACAGCTAGTCCTCGAAGTCGCTCTACTTTGCACTGAGAGACCGGCATCGGACCGACCAACAGCTCGAGATGCACTGAAGCTTTTATCGGAGCACAAGAGCTTGAGAAAATGA
- the LOC116197922 gene encoding transmembrane 9 superfamily member 11, producing MMGSLGQFGGFKIWVLLVLSVFSQLGVSFYLPGSYPHKYGIGDTLSVKVNSLTSIDTEIPYSYYSLPFCQPPEGVKDSAENLGELLMGDRIENSPYRFKMYTNETKVFLCATPPLSGDTFKILKERIDEMYQVNLILDNLPAIRYTKKEGYFLRWTGYPVGIKVQDVYYVFNHLKFTVLVHKYEEANVARVMGTGDAAEVIPTIGNGGTEVPGYMVVGFEIVPCSINHNADSVKGKKMYDKFPSSIKCDPTTVSMAIKEGQPIVFTYEVTFEESDIKWPSRWDAYLKMEGSKVHWFSILNSLMVITFLAGIVLVIFLRTVRRDLTRYEELDKEAQAQMNEELSGWKLVVGDVFRAPTNPALLCIMLGDGVQILGMAVVTILFAALGFMSPASRGTLITGMLFFYMILGVLAGYVAVRMWRTIGCGDPKGWVPVAFKSACFFPGIAFTILTTLNFLLWGSHSTGAIPFSLFVILLLLWFCISVPLTLIGGYLGAKAPHIEYPVRTNQIPREIPAQKYPSWLLVLGAGTLPFGTLFIELFFIMSSIWMGRVYYVFGFLFIVLVLLVVVCAEVSLVLTYMHLCVEDWRWWWKSFFASGSVAIYIFLYSINYLVFDLKSLSGPVSATLYLGYSLFMVFAIMLATGTVGFLSSFWFVHYLFSSVKLD from the coding sequence ATGATGGGATCTCTTGGGCAATTCGGGGGATTCAAGATCTGGGTTTTGCTGGTTTTGTCTGTGTTTTCTCAACTGGGGGTGTCTTTTTACCTGCCGGGGAGTTACCCTCACAAGTATGGGATCGGGGACACCTTGTCCGTGAAGGTGAACTCGCTAACTTCGATCGACACCGAGATTCCGTATAGCTACTATAGCCTCCCCTTCTGCCAGCCCCCGGAGGGCGTCAAGGACAGCGCCGAGAATCTCGGCGAGCTCCTCATGGGGGACCGGATTGAGAACTCGCCGTACCGCTTCAAGATGTACACGAATGAGACGAAGGTCTTCTTGTGCGCCACTCCTCCCTTGTCGGGCGATACCTTCAAGATCTTGAAGGAGAGGATCGACGAGATGTACCAGGTCAATCTCATCCTCGACAATCTCCCTGCGATTCGGTACACCAAGAAGGAAGGGTATTTTCTCCGGTGGACAGGGTACCCTGTTGGGATCAAGGTCCAGGATGTTTACTATGTATTCAACCACTTGAAGTTCACGGTTTTGGTCCACAAGTATGAGGAGGCAAACGTTGCCCGTGTTATGGGCACTGGAGATGCCGCTGAGGTGATCCCCACGATCGGGAATGGCGGAACTGAGGTTCCAGGTTACATGGTTGTTGGGTTTGAGATTGTCCCCTGTAGTATCAATCACAATGCTGATTCGGTCAAGGGCAAGAAGATGTACGATAAGTTCCCTTCCTCGATAAAGTGTGACCCCACCACCGTCTCAATGGCAATCAAAGAGGGCCAGCCTATTGTATTTACTTATGAGGTCACCTTTGAGGAGAGCGACATCAAGTGGCCCTCTCGATGGGATGCATACCTGAAAATGGAGGGGTCAAAGGTCCACTGGTTCTCGATCCTAAACTCGCTCATGGTGATCACTTTTCTCGCTGGTATTGTCCTGGTGATCTTCTTGAGAACTGTGAGGCGGGATCTGACCCGTTATGAGGAGCTCGACAAGGAGGCGCAGGCCCAGATGAATGAGGAGCTATCAGGCTGGAAACTTGTGGTTGGGGATGTATTCCGTGCCCCGACAAACCCAGCCCTCTTATGCATAATGCTTGGTGATGGGGTTCAAATTCTTGGAATGGCAGTCGTGACGATTCTCTTTGCAGCCCTAGGGTTCATGTCCCCTGCTTCTCGGGGAACCCTCATCACAGGCATGCTGTTCTTCTACATGATTCTGGGTGTGCTTGCCGGCTATGTGGCAGTCCGCATGTGGAGGACCATTGGGTGTGGGGACCCCAAGGGTTGGGTCCCTGTGGCCTTCAAGTCCGCTTGCTTCTTCCCTGGGATAGCCTTCACCATCCTCACGACGCTCAACTTCCTTCTTTGGGGAAGCCACAGCACTGGGGCAATTCCCTTCTCACTCTTCGTCATATTGCTCTTGCTCTGGTTCTGTATCTCGGTCCCGCTTACCTTAATTGGAGGATACCTTGGGGCTAAAGCTCCTCATATAGAATATCCCGTTAGGACCAATCAAATCCCGAGGGAAATCCCGGCCCAGAAATACCCATCTTGGTTGCTTGTCCTCGGGGCTGGAACCCTGCCCTTCGGGACCCTCTTCATcgagctcttcttcatcatgtCAAGCATCTGGATGGGTCGGGTTTACTATGTTTTCGGATTCCTCTTCATTGTGTTGGTCCTGCTGGTCGTTGTCTGTGCTGAGGTTTCTCTCGTCTTGACCTACATGCACCTGTGTGTCGAGGACTGGAGGTGGTGGTGGAAATCCTTCTTTGCCTCGGGATCAGTTGCTATCTATATCTTCCTATACTCGATAAACTACCTCGTCTTTGACCTCAAGAGCTTGAGCGGCCCAGTCTCCGCAACACTCTACTTAGGATACTCACTCTTCATGGTGTTTGCCATCATGCTTGCCACGGGGACGGTCGGGTTCCTGTCCTCCTTCTGGTTCGTCCACTACTTGTTCTCCTCAGTCAAGCTCGACTAA
- the LOC116197924 gene encoding uncharacterized protein LOC116197924, giving the protein MASLLQPPSPIRLPPLNPIVPLFSPAKPTTLFPWSPNPINPFKASSSSNTPESSEPDPGPVDPVKLAFEKATAYRKSPQSKPAVKVMTGDAGADSGAGATSPGPAPAEGNGGNGAEQVPDAAKIAMEKAKEYRKNKGLNEEKGADSGAGVKVEKASNKDQLVVSSVDFVGLDFGDKKRTRRLPPGLLPVAETFSDQDIKEVEIIVGDTSKFEDSTATKPASVKEDNSDVYKPKVSTWGVFPRPSNISRSYGGGRNIRPGEALETAEERAAKDARTRELLAAYKKKIGLNVDPKLKIECEKVLKDGDALMDSGKLKEALPYYEKIMKNLPFQSEIHGLAALQWSICQDSLTRRDQARSMYEKLQSHPNPTVSKKARQFMFSFQAMEMMKVGSSRLSSRNTGYQNYFEAFIEDKVDYTSNNDDEARLGALTTNAFPYFIFLLSPIFYVLFIALQKGR; this is encoded by the exons ATGGCGTCTCTTCTTCAACCCCCATCCCCGATTCGGCTCCCTCCCCTCAACCCCATCGTCCCGCTCTTCTCTCCCGCCAAACCCACCACTCTCTTCCCCTGGTCCCCGAACCCAATAAACCCATTCAAAGCCTCGTCCTCCTCCAACACACCCGAATCCTCCGAGCCCGACCCGGGTCCCGTCGACCCGGTCAAGCTCGCCTTCGAGAAGGCCACGGCTTACCGGAAGTCCCCGCAGTCGAAGCCCGCGGTCAAAGTCATGACTGGGGATGCTGGGGCCGACAGTGGAGCCGGTGCCACCAGCCCTGGTCCAGCTCCGGCGGAGGGTAATGGCGGAAATGGCGCCGAGCAAGTCCCGGATGCGGCCAAGATTGCCATGGAGAAGGCGAAAGAGTACAGGAAGAACAAAG GATTGAATGAGGAAAAGGGGGCAGATTCCGGCGCAGGGGTCAAAGTTGAGAAGGCCAGTAACAAGGATCAATTGGTTGTTTCGAGCGTCGATTTCGTGGGTCTTGACTTTGGGGATAAGAAACGGACTCGCAGACTTCCTCCCGGTTTGCTTCCCGTAGCCGAGACTTTCTCTGATCAGGACATAAAGGAAGTGGAGATCATCGTCGGAGACACGAGTAAATTCGAAGACTCGACAGCGACAAAACCCGCATCGGTAAAGGAAGATAACTCGGATGTTTACAAACCAAAGGTTTCTACTTGGGGCGTTTTTCCGAGACCAAGCAACATCTCCAGATCG TATGGGGGTGGAAGAAATATTCGCCCAGGAGAAGCACTTGAAACTGCTGAAGAGAGGGCTGCTAAAGATGCACGAACAAGAGAGTTGCTTGCTGCTTACAAGAAGAAAATCGGCTTAAATGTTGATCCAAAGTTGAAAATTGAATGTGAGAAG GTTCTGAAGGACGGTGATGCTCTGATGGATTCGGGAAAGCTCAAGGAAGCTTTACCTTATTATGAGAAGATCATGAAAAACCTGCCGTTTCAG AGCGAAATTCATGGCCTAGCGGCATTGCAGTGGTCTATTTGCCAGGATTCGCTAACAAG GCGAGATCAGGCCCGTTCTATGTACGAGAAGCTTCAGAGTCATCCGAATCCTACGGTCAGCAAGAAAGCTAGGCAGTTCATGTTCAGTTTTCAG GCCATGGAGATGATGAAGGTAGGAAGCTCAAGGCTCTCTTCAAGGAACACGGGATACCAGAACTATTTCGAGGCATTCATTGAAGACAAAGTCGACTACACTTCGAATAACGATGATGAAGCACGACTGGGTGCTCTGACCACTAATGCTTTCCcgtactttatttttcttctctcaCCTATTTTTTACGTACTATTCATTGCGCTGCAGAAAGGAAGATGA